The Leptospiraceae bacterium genome contains the following window.
CGGAAGAAATCGGGATTCATATTTCTAATTATGAGCAAATCGACAATATAGATTGTTCTATTTATTCGGGCGTTGTTCTTGATGAGAGTTCTATTCTTAAGAATTTTGAAGGTGAAACGAAAAAGGCAATCATTGAAAACTTTTCTAAAACTCCTTACAAGCTGGCTTGCACAGCTACTCCATCGCCTAACGATCCGATGGAAATAGGAAATCATTCTGAGTTTTTAAATGTCATGACCAGAAATGAAATGCTTGCAATGTATTTTATTCATGACGGTGGAGAAACAGCTAAATGGAGATTGAAAAAACATGCTGTAAATTTATTTTATGAGTTCATTTCTTCATGGGCTATTATGTATACTAAGCCTAAAGATATTGGATTCGAAATGAAAGGGTATGATTTGCCTGAATTGAATCTGGAAGAAAAACAAATCGCAACTACTAAAAGAGATAATGGTTTATTATTTAATTCAACTGCTATTAGTGCAACTGATTTCAATGCAGAGTTAAGAATTACAAAATTTGAAAGGCTTAGTGAAGTGGTTAATATCATTAATTCTCGACCATCAGAATCATTTATTATTTGGATTAAGCAAAATGAAGAAGGACAAGAATTAAGAAAATTAATTCCTCATGCAGTTGAAATATCTGGAAGCGATTCAGATGAATCGAAAGAGCAAAAAAGAAAAGACTTTGTAAATGGAAAATTCAAAATACTTATCACAAAAAGTAAAATTGCATCCATGGGATTAAACTTCCAACATTGCCATAATCAAATATTTGCTTCATTAGATTTTTCTTTCGAGTCTCTATACCAATCAATTAGACGCTCATATAGATTTGGACAAAAAGAGAATGTGAACATTTACTTAATTACAACTGATACAATGAGCAATGTTCTAGAGTCAATCAAGCATAAACAAAAACAATTTGAGAAAATGCAAACAGAAATGAGTAAGGCAATTAATAAATATTTAAAAGGGGATAATATGACTAAGCCGGTATACGATATTGAATCAGTATCGAATGAACTTTATGAAATAAAAAGAGGAGATTGTATTCAGTTAATCAAAGAAGTAGAATCTGAATCAGTGGGATTAAGCGTTTTCAGCCCTCCATTTGCAGAATTATACACTTACTCAAATCATTTGGAAGATATGGGTAATTCAAAAGATTACAATGAATTCATGGAGCAGTTTGGATACTTAGTAAAAGAACTTTATCGAGTTTTAATGTCAGGTCGGAATGTTGCTGTTCATTGCATGGATTTACCAATTCAGAAAGGCAAAGAAGGATTTATTGGACTAAGAGATTTTTCTGGAATCATTTTAAAAGCCTTTGAAAAAGAAGGATTTATTTATCATTCGAGAGTTACGATTTGGAAAAACCCTGTTACTGAAATGCAAAGGACAAAGGCTTTAGGATTACTTCATAAGCAAGTAAAAAAAGATTCCACAATGTCAAGAGTTGGGATACCTGACTATGTTATGATTTTCCGCAAAGATGGAGAAAGGAATAATCCTGTGACTAATACTGAATTGTCGGTTGACCTCTGGCAGAAATATGCAAGCCCCGTATGGATGGATATTGATTACGGTAATACTCTACAGGGATACAGAGATGGCAGAGATGTAAATGATGAAAAACATATTTGCCCTTTACAATTAGATACTATTGAGAGGCTAATACATCTTTACTCCAATGCGGGAGATACTGTATTAACTCCATTCATGGGTATTGGTTCAGAGGTTTTTCAGGCAGTAAAAATGAATCGTAAAGGTAAGGGTTTTGAATTAAAAGAATCTTATTTTGAAATTGCAAAGAAAAATTTAGAAAAGCTAATGATTGAGAAAACTCAATTAAGTTTAATTTAAGACTAGCATTTCGGGTGGGTTGGAAGTTCTAAGAGATAAACCTATGAGCTTCCAAAAATGGCAACTAACGTTAGCATAGACGACGTTTACGCATAATACGTCGTCTCTCTATACCAAATCTGTCGTAAATGTTGCCTCATGTAGTTGGCGATGATTAATTAAAGGCATCCAATTAAGCCTTATTTTTTCTAATACAGAATTTTTTACTTTTATGTGAAAGTTGTGAGATTTTAAAAATGGGGGTGGATAAAATATTCGCTTGGTTAATAGTTGGTGGCTGTGTTGGGT
Protein-coding sequences here:
- a CDS encoding DNA methylase, which codes for MSKNYDEFLNKKKIKLVESGFEISEKEINPILFDFQKFCVKRALKAGKYALFADCGLGKTFQQIEWARLVSEKTNKPVLILAPLSVVYQTIEEGLKLGVEIKFPSEEIGIHISNYEQIDNIDCSIYSGVVLDESSILKNFEGETKKAIIENFSKTPYKLACTATPSPNDPMEIGNHSEFLNVMTRNEMLAMYFIHDGGETAKWRLKKHAVNLFYEFISSWAIMYTKPKDIGFEMKGYDLPELNLEEKQIATTKRDNGLLFNSTAISATDFNAELRITKFERLSEVVNIINSRPSESFIIWIKQNEEGQELRKLIPHAVEISGSDSDESKEQKRKDFVNGKFKILITKSKIASMGLNFQHCHNQIFASLDFSFESLYQSIRRSYRFGQKENVNIYLITTDTMSNVLESIKHKQKQFEKMQTEMSKAINKYLKGDNMTKPVYDIESVSNELYEIKRGDCIQLIKEVESESVGLSVFSPPFAELYTYSNHLEDMGNSKDYNEFMEQFGYLVKELYRVLMSGRNVAVHCMDLPIQKGKEGFIGLRDFSGIILKAFEKEGFIYHSRVTIWKNPVTEMQRTKALGLLHKQVKKDSTMSRVGIPDYVMIFRKDGERNNPVTNTELSVDLWQKYASPVWMDIDYGNTLQGYRDGRDVNDEKHICPLQLDTIERLIHLYSNAGDTVLTPFMGIGSEVFQAVKMNRKGKGFELKESYFEIAKKNLEKLMIEKTQLSLI